Proteins encoded in a region of the Methylobacterium radiotolerans JCM 2831 genome:
- a CDS encoding CinA family protein, with product MVDDAELLARAEALVAAYAADGRTVATAESCTGGLVAGLLTAVPGSSAVLERGFVTYSNEAKAEAIGVPMDLIRRHGAVSEPVARAMAAGALAASRASVAVAITGIAGPRGGSAEKPVGLVHFGLGQRDGETRHLERRYGDLGRAGIRRAAVADALGLLEDALGD from the coding sequence ATGGTCGACGACGCAGAGCTTCTCGCCCGGGCCGAGGCGCTGGTGGCGGCCTACGCGGCGGACGGGCGCACCGTCGCCACGGCCGAATCCTGCACGGGCGGCCTCGTGGCCGGCCTGCTCACCGCGGTGCCGGGTTCGTCGGCCGTCCTCGAGCGCGGCTTCGTCACCTACTCAAACGAGGCGAAGGCCGAGGCGATCGGCGTACCCATGGACCTGATCCGCCGGCACGGCGCCGTCAGCGAACCCGTGGCACGGGCGATGGCCGCCGGGGCGCTGGCCGCGTCGCGGGCCTCGGTCGCGGTGGCGATTACCGGGATTGCCGGCCCCAGGGGCGGGAGCGCCGAGAAGCCGGTCGGGCTGGTGCATTTCGGTCTCGGCCAGCGGGACGGCGAGACGCGTCATCTGGAGCGGCGCTACGGCGATCTCGGGCGCGCGGGCATCCGCCGCGCCGCCGTGGCCGACGCGCTCGGTCTGCTGGAGGACGCTCTCGGCGACTGA